The DNA window GTAGAGCAAGGATGACATCCCATCAAAACCGATGGTTCCGAATAGTTGCTCGTAGTAGAAGGCGCCCTCTGGGCTCTTGAATATCGTATGTCTTTTCGGGGGAATCTTCCCCATTTTGTGATAGAACGGCATGGCCGTGAAGGTACGTGTAAGCGCATGAATTTTCAAGCATCTGATCATTCTCTGAGTGCTAAGCGAAATGGACCACAGCTC is part of the Flavobacteriales bacterium genome and encodes:
- a CDS encoding homogentisate 1,2-dioxygenase — its product is MPFYHKMGKIPPKRHTIFKSPEGAFYYEQLFGTIGFDGMSSLLY